Genomic segment of Corynebacterium urealyticum DSM 7109:
GGGCTGTTCTTCCGAGACGCTCGCCGGTGATGGCCGGGTCCTTGCGGCGGATTGGCTTGGTGTGGCTGCCAACCCTAGGGGTAAAGCTATGTAGTTATTTTCTGCTCTTACGGTGCTGGATGGCCTCCGCGAAGGAGAGCAGAACTCCGATGGCTGCAATGATCACGCAGATCCAGGCCCAGGTGACTGAGCCCAGGTAGAGCGCCACCAGGAGTGCCGCAAATCCGAGGACCGCGAGGCCCAGTGAGGCCACGAGCATGATCGCTAGTTGCGCTCGCCTTCGCCCTCGACGGCCTTCGGCGCTGCGGTGCCGCGGCTGTTGAGGTCCTCAAGCTGGGACTCGAGGAAGGTCTTCAGGCGGGTGCGGTACTCGCGCTCGTAGGTGCGCAGCTCCTCGATGCGTGCCTCGAGAGTGGTCTGCTGCTTCTTCACCGTGGTCATGATCTCGGTGTGCTTGCGCTCGGCGTCCTGCTGCAGGGCGTTGGCCTTCTCCTGTGCCTGGCGCACGGTGGCCTCTGCCTGGGCATTGGCGTCGGAGATCAGGGTCTCGGACTTCTGCTTCGCGTCAGAGAGCTGGGTCTCGGACTGCTGCTTCGCGTCGGCCAGCATCTTCTCGGAGCGGGTCTTCGCGTCAGAAAGCTGCTCCTCAGAGCGCTTCTGGGAGTCCGCCAGCTGGCTCTTCGCGGTGGAGTCCGCGTTATCCAGGGTCTTCTTCGCCTCGGCACGGGCCTCATCCAGCATGGCGCCGGACTCGGACTTCGCCTCGTTGGTGAGGCGGTCGGCCATCTCCTGAGCCATGGAGAGCACACGAGCGGCCTGCATGTGGGTGTCCTCGGTGGCAGCGCCATTGGCAGCTGCGCCACCTGCGACACCGGAAGCCTGCGGGGCGGCCTTGCCAGCCTGGGACTTCGCGGCCTCAGCGTCCTGCTGAGCCTTCTTCGCCTTCTGCTCAGCTTCCTGGGCGCGACGCTCAGCGGCCTCGGCGCGCTGCTCCGCCTCCTTCAGCTTGGACTGCAGGCCGGAGACCTCTTCAGCCCCCTTAGACTGGGAGTTCTGCGCTTCGCGGTGAGCCTCCTCGCGGACCTCGGCCTCAACCTCGGAGCGGATCTGCTTACGCAGCGCCTCCTCGTCAACCTTGGTGCCCGCTGCGGCACCGGCAAGCTGGCCGCCGTCGCCCACCTGGCTGCGAAGTTCAGCGTTCTCGTCCTGGAGCTCGGCGAGGGTGTCCTCAACGAGGTCGAGGAACTGATCGACCTCGTCCTCGTTGTAGCCTCGCTTACCAATCGGGGGCTTACTGAACGCAACATTGTGAACGTCAGCTGGTGTGAGCGCCATCAATACTTCCCTTCGCTCTCGGATATTTTCGGCAAAGCCTGTCTGCAGGATGGTTTTATTCTTCAGAAAGACTGTAGTCCACCATACCAGCGCGAAAAGGCTTTGTTCTCATCTAGAGCTGGTTTTCTTCACCAGCTTTGAAAAACCATCGCCCTCGCCGGGTACCCCCAAGATTCTTCGTTAGAGGAGGGAGTGCAGAATCGTCTGCAGAATCTGCAGCCCAAAGAAGAGCACCAAGACAGAAACGTCAAGGGCAACCCCGCCCATATTCAGCGGCGGGATAAGCTTACGCAGCCCCTTAACCGGCGGATCGGTGATCGCGAAGATCGGCTCGGCGATCATGATGAACCAACGCTGTGGGCGCCAGTTTTGGGAGAAGGACTGCACCATCTCCACGATGATCCGCACGATAAGAAGCAGCGTGAAAAGGCGGACGAGCAGGATGAGTGCTCCGATGAGGTTGACCACTCGGGATCAGCCCTCCGTCAGCTGGTCCAGCTGGGACTGCTCAAGCTCAATGCCGTGCGGGATCAGCACGAAGTTACGCACCCCACCCAGCTTCTTCAGCTCGGCATCCAGGCCCAGGCTCAGGCCAGCGGCGAAATCCAGCACGCGGGTTGCGGCGGACTTCTCCATCCCGCCCAGATTGAAGACGACGACGTCCCCGGTCTTCAGCGCTTCGGAGATCTCTCGCGCCTGGTTGTACTCATTCAGAGCCAAGCGAATAACCATCGGGTTCTTCTGCGCCGGGGCAGCCTCGCGCTCGGTAGCACCGTAGCGGGAGCGAGCCGGGGCGGCGGCGTGGTCCCGGTCGGAGCCGTAGCCGTGGGAAGCCCCAACCTCGGAGCGTCGCTCGCTGGAGCGGTAAGAACCGTAGTGATCGGAGTCGTAACGACCGGCCGCGCGGTCCTCGCGCTCGTGACGTTCGGTACGCTCAGGGCGCTCTTCGAAATTATCCCGGTAGTAAGGGTCCTCGTAGCTTTCTACGCCCCCGAGCCCGAAAAACTCCTTGAACTTATCGCCAAAGCCCTCAGCCATGCTTGGGTTTCCTTTCGCTTGCTGCAATCACTGTTTATTGGGGTATTCGTTGTTCGTTAACGTACTGGTCGTGAGCCCATGATGTCCGTACCGACACGCACCAACGTGGAGCCCTCGCCGATCGCGATCTCCAGGTCGTGGCTCATGCCCGCGGAGTACACCGGCGCACCCAGAACGCGGTCGCTAATGCCGTCCAGCAGCGTGCGACCTCGGGCGAAGACCTCGGCCGGGTCGCTACCCAGGGGAGGGACGGTCATGAGGCCGCGCAGCTCGAGGTGTTCCGACCCCGCAACCAGATCTGCGAGTTGGTCGATCTGGTCTTCTGGGGCACCACCGCGCTGCGGATCACCGTCGGCGCTGAACTGCACCAGCACCGGCAACTTCTCCGCCCGGTCGCCGCGCTCCAGCGCCAGGCCGGCGCCCCGCTCGAGAGCGGTAATGAGGCGCTCCGAGTCCGCCGTGTGGACGGCGGCTGCCCACCGGGCCACGGAGTTGGCCTTATTGGTCTGGATCTGACCCACCATGTGGATCTCGACGCTTCCCGCCAGCTCGGTGGCCTTGCGCTTGGCTTCCTGTTCGCGGTTTTCCCCGACCGCGTGGATACCGCCGGCGCGCAAGAGCTCGATGTCCTCTACCGGGTGAAACTTCGTGATCGGCAGGAGGTCTGCTCCCCCGGCTACGGCGATACGCTGCCGCACGGCGCGGAGGTTCTCCGCCAGCTGCTCCGCCCGCTGGGCGCGGACCTTGTCTCCATCTGGGGTTGTCATGATGGCATCCAGATTACGCCAGCTTGGCGACCGGTGGTGCCCTCGCGGCGGTAGCTAAACAGGTTCTCGGAGGCAATGGTGCAGCGTGGGTCGATGTCCACCGCGCCCACGCCGAGGCCTTCGAGCTGACGGGCGATGCCCGCGCGGATATCGAGCCCGGCGGTTCCCTGCTTCGTACGGGTTTTCGCCCCAGGCAGGCGGGACTCCACGTCCGCCGCCATGTCGGCCGGAACCTCGTAGTTTTCGCCACTGGCCGCAGCCCCCATCACCGCGTGGATCGCGGCGGGGTTAGCGCCAAGCTCCACCATGCGCTGCACGGCCCGGCGAACGATGCCGTTGCGAGCACCGATCCGCCCGGCGTGGACCGCCGCGATGACGCGGGCGTCCTGATCCGCGAGCAAGAGCGGGACGCAGTCGGCAGTCAAGACAACCAGCGGGACGTCTCGCAGCGTGGTGACCAGGGCGTCGGTCGCTGGCACGGGCCCCGACCCCACCATGTCCGCGGTGACCTCCGTGACGGTCGGGGTGTGCAGCTGCTCCATGAACATGAAGCGCTCACCGTCGAGCCCCAGGATCTCGGCGAGCCGTCCGCGGTTGGCGGCGACCGCCGCCGGGTCATCCCCGACGTGATCTCCCAGGTTAAAGCTGCCGTAGGGAGCTTCGGACACGCCGCCGTCGCGGGTGGTGAACACCATCCGGACGAGGCGCTCGCTCGCGCGTGCCGTGACCATCGTTTTTAGAGGAAGGACGGGAGGTCGAGGTCGTCGCCCTCGTCCTGGCCGTCGGTGCGCTCGTGACGCGGGCGAGCCGGCTCGTCAGAGGTGAACAGGCCACCGCCGCGTGCGGGACTCTGAGCTGCGCGACCTTCGCGGGCAGCGAAGGAGCTCTGTCGCTCCTGGCGCGGCTCGCTTGCCGGGGTCGCTGGCTGGGCCGGTGCGGCCTCCTGCAGTGGCTCAGCCTCCACTCGCGGAGCCTCGGAGTCGCCGAAGATGCTGGCGCCGCGGTTCTCGGCAGCGTGGGCAGCCCCGCCGCGCTGGGCGCTGGAGGATGCCGACGGGGAGTCGTCGAAGCCGGTGGCGATGACGGTGACGCGGACCTCGTCACCGAGCTGGTCGTCGATGATGGTGCCGAAGATGATGTTGGCGTCCTCGTCGGCCATGGTCTGGACCAGGGATGCAGCCTCGGAGACCTCCATCAGGCCCAGGTCGGAGCCACCCGCGAAGGAGAGCAGCACACCCTTGGCGCCCTGCATGGTGTTCTCCAGCAGCGGGGAGTTGATCGCAGCCTCGGTGGCCTTGACGGCGCGCTGCTCGCCACGGGAAGTACCGATGCCCATCAGGGCGGAGCCGGCGTCGGTCATGACGGAGCGGACGTCCGCGAAGTCCACGTTGATCACGCCCGGGGTGGTGATCAGCTTGGTGATGCCCTCGACACCGGACAGCAGGACCTCGTCCGCCTTGCGGAAAGCGTCCATCATGGACAGCTGCTCGTCGGAAAGCTTCAGCAGGGAGTCGTTCGGAATGACGATGAGGGTGTCACAGACGTCGCGGAGCTCCTCGATACCCGCCAGGGCCTGCTTGGTGCGGCGCGGCCCCTCGAAGGTGAACGGACGGGTGACGACGCCGACGGTCAGGGCGTTCTGCTTCTTCGCGATGTTGGCAACGACCGGAGCGGCACCGGTGCCGGTGCCACCGCCCTCACCGGCGGTAACGAATACCATGTCCGCACCAGCGAGAATCTCCTCGATCTGGTCCTTGTGGTCCTCGGCGGACTTGCGGCCGACATCCGGGTTGGCACCAGCGCCGAGACCGCGGGTCTCCTCGCGGCCGATGTCGAGCTTCACGTCGGCATCGGTGAGCATGAGAGCCTGCGCGTCGGTGTTGATCGCGATGAACTCCACACCCTGGAGCTTCTCATCGATCATGCGGTTGACCGCGTTGACTCCGCCGCCGCCGACACCAACCACCTTGATTTCTGCGAGGTGGTTTCCAGGAGTTGTCATAAAGTTTTCCGCCTTCCTTGTGCGCGAACCTTCGGGGAAAGATCCGCGCTTTTTCGTGGAGCCTTTTCGTTGCCTTCCATCTTGACCCGTAGGGCCAAAGATTTGGCGCACATTTCAGGAGCGTGTCGTATCTTTAAAGTTCTACTTTAAGGTTCCGACCTGCGAATATCGGCACATGAGTCACACCAGTCACACGCACTTCAGGAGCGCCGCGCCAACCCCAACGCAGCGAAAAATCCCTGTTAATCCCGGGCTGTCGGCATGGCGGGATTAGACACGTTCCACGTGGGCTGCTCACGCTGCAGAACCACGCGCACCGCCTCGGCCTTTTCCGTCAGCTGCTCGGCAGCTCCGAAGTACACGACCTTGCGAGGCTTCTGCTCCCCCTCCGGGGCGGGCAGTTCGAAGGTCATCTCAACCGCTTCGGCGTTGGGGGCCGCGACCTCCACCAGCTGTTTCCGGTTCTCCGGCTGCAGCGCATCCACAGCCGCAGCGCCGGCAGCCAGTGCTCGGGTGTCGCCGTCCTTGACCTTGGTAAACGGCACCGCGCCCTCCGGGGCTGGTCCCTTAAGGAACACCTTGCCGTCCCGGTCGATCAGGGATGTCTCCCCGCCCTCGTCGAGCACGCCAACGGCCTCGTGTTCGGTGATCTTAATCGTCACGGTGCTTGGCCAGCTGCGCGAGACCGTCACCTTCTTCACCCACGGAGTCGGAGCGACATTCCGGGCGACCTGCTCGGTATCCAGCCGCAGCATGTTGCTCTGCTGGCCCACCCCGCTCGCCTCGCTGACCTGCTGGACGTCAGCATTCTTCGCGCCTTGGACGTCGACGTTCTTGACCGTCAGCACCGGGAAGAAGAAGAGCACAGCCCACGCGGCGACGACAGCCAGCACCGCCACGAATGCCCACCGACGTCGCGCGTGCTTGCTCCGTCGGCGGCGTTCCCGAGCCTGCGCGCCCGCACTCCGGGGACGGCGCCGATCGCGGGTGGTCTTATCCTCCGCCATGGTTTCTACTCCCCCTGCGCTTCCCTGCCGCAGCGCAGGATCTCATCAGCCAGCATGGTGACCGTGCCGGCGCCAATGGTGAGCACCACGTCCCCCGGCTTCGCGATACCGATGACCTGCTCCGCGACGGCGGAAAAGTCCGGCTGGAAATGCCATTCGCAGGTTAGCTTCTCCCCGATGATGCGGGAATCCACTCCCTCCACCGGCTGCTCACGCGCGCCGAAAATATCCAGCAGAACGACCTCGTCAGCCAGGGACAGGGCGCGTGCGAATTCAGAGGCGAAGTTCATGGTGCGACTGTACAGGTGGGGCTGGAAGACAGCGATGATACGTCCAGCGTCGGTCGCCTCAACGAGCTCCTTAGCAGCGGTAAGCACAGCGGTGACCTCGGTCGGGTGGTGCGCGTAATCGTCGTAGACCCGCACTCCGCCGGCCTCACCGTGGTACTCAAAACGGCGGCGCACACCGTCGAAGTCGGCGACACCGGCAATGACCTTCTCCAGGTCCGCGCCCAGGAGCGCACCGCCGGTGATCGCGGCGACCCCGTTGAGCGTCATGTGGGCGCCCGGGATGGCCACGCGGATGTCCTCATAGCGCTCCTCCTGGCCGGGCAGGTTGAACCGAACCTTTGCGGCCGTACCACGCGCATCAGGGATCATTTCCTCGATAATCGCGGCGGCTGGGATATCCGGGTGCTGATCGGCGGCCGCGCGGGATCCGTAGCCCAGCACGGTGGGCGCCGTGCCCGCAGCGCGAACCCGGGCTGCCAGCGCGGCAGCGCCCGGATCGTCGAGGCAGCACACCAGGTAGCCACCCGGGGTGACCTTCGTGGCGAACTCGTCGAAGATCGCCACATAGGCCTCTTCGGTGCCGTAGTAGTCGAGGTGATCCGGCTCGATGTTCGTGATCACAGCGACTTCCGGGCTATAGGAGAGGAAAGAACCATCGGATTCGTCAGCTTCGGCAATGAAGATCTCCCCGGTGCCGTGGTGGGCGTTCGTGCCCGCGCGATTCAACTGCCCGCCGATGGCAAACGAGGGATCGAGGCCGGCAGCCTGCACCCCTACCACCGCCATCGAGGTCGTGGAGGTCTTCCCGTGGGTGCCGGCCAGCAGGAATGCCCGGCGATCGGACATGAGTTCGGCAAGCACGTCGGAGCGGCGGACGATGGGGATCCCGGCCTCGCGGGCGGCGGTGAGCTCGGGATTATCCTTCGGAATCGCGGCGAAAGAGGTCACGACGACCGTCGGCAGCTCCGCGCCACCGGTGACGTTCGCGGCGTCGTGTCCAATAGCGACCTCCGCCCCGGCTGCACGCAGCGCCAGGACGCTGCGGGAGTCCTTCATGTCGGAGCCGGTGACGCTGTAGCCCCGGGCGAGCAGGATTCGGGCGATGCCGGACATCCCGGCCCCGCCGATGCCCACCATGTGGGTCCGGCTCAGATCAATCTGTTCAGGCTGCGTGGTCATGGGATCCTCAATCTCTGTGGAAAGGCTGTTGCCTTGAAATGGGGGTCGTGGTGGCCTCGCCGGGGCAAGGTCACCTGCTGGTGCCGGGGCTCAGCGTCCGGTTGAAGCGCGTCTGTGTGCCTAGCCGGCTGCTGATAGCAGAGCGCGAGCAATCTCGTCTGCCGCATCGCGGTGACCGGCGGATTCGGCGGCCGCGCTGGCCTGGGCGAGCCGCTGCTCGTCGCCGAGCAGAGCGGTGACCTCTGAGACGACGCGCGCGCCGTCGAGCTCCGCATCGGGGACGATCACCCCACCACCGGCGTCGACAACTGGGCGGGCGTTAAGCTCCTGCTCCCCGTTGCCGTGCGGTAGCGGGACGTAGATGCCGGGCAGGCCGACGGCGGACACCTCGGCGACGGTCATCGCGCCTGCGCGGCACAGTACTGCGTCGGCTGCGGCGAGCGCGAGGTCCATGCGGTCGATGTATGGCACCGCCTGGTAGCGGGGTGCGGTGTCGAAGTTAGGTGCAGTGATCTCGTTCTTCTTACCGAAGGCGTGAAGGACGCCCACGCCCGCCTCGTGGAGGGCATCGGCAGCGTCGACGACCCCGCGGTTGATGCTGGCCGCCCCCTGGGAACCGCCGGTGACCAGCAGGACCGGACCTTTGGGGTCAAGACCAAAGAACTCGCGGGCCTCGGCGCGCAACGCTGCACGGTCGAGGTTCAATACGGATTCCTTGACCGGGATGCCCACGATCTTATCGTCCTTCAGCCCCGAGCCCGGCACCGCGGCCAGCGCAGTCCCACCCAGGCGCACGCCCAGCTTGTTCGACATGCCGGCACGGGCATTGGCCTCGTGCACGAAGAACGGGATTCCCAGCGAACGGGCGGCGAGGTAGGCCGGAGCGGAAACGTAGCCGCCAAAGCCGATGAGCACGTCCGCCTGGACGTCGCGGAGGTGGGCCTTGGTCTCGTCGATGGCCTGCTTCAGACGCAGCGGCAGGGTGAATAGGTCCTTATTCACCTTGCGCGGGACCGGAACCGGCGGGATCATGCGCAGGTCAAAGCCTCGGTCGGGCACGATCGAGGCTTCCAATCCCTTTGGGCTTCCCAGTGCGGTGACCCGGGCGTTCGGGGCCAGGCGCTTCACAGCCTCGGCGACCGCGAGCGCTGGCTCGATGTGGCCAGCGGTACCGCCTCCTGCGACAACCACCGACGGTGCGGCATCGGTGCTCGTGCCTGCCGGATGATCCTCCCGGTGTGTGCTGTGGGCCATCGGTTTCTACTTCCTCCTCGGCGAGTAGCGGTTCTCGCTACTACGGCTTCGACGTTGCGGCAGTGGTTCCTGCCGGTGCCAGGTGTTAGTGCCATCGTAATCCGGCACGCGATCGCGGTGCGGCAGCCGCTGCTGCGCGCGACGGTTCCGGTCACGTTCGCGGCGGACATCCTGCCCCGCGGTGCCAGCGGTGGACTCCCGGCGAGTCACCGGGCGGCCGTAGCGCTGAGTGGTGTTGCGACGCTCGATGCGGCGCTCCTCCCCCGCCCGGTACGGCAGCGGCTCAGGCAGCAGGAACATCCGGTCGAAGAGGCTGCGCCCCTCGTGTTGCATCGAGGAGATCGCCTTGGGCTCGTGGCGTGCGCAATTGGCGAGGAGACCGAGCGAGCCCAGGGTGATGACCATGGAGGTACCACCCGCAGAGATCAGCGGCAGCTGGATACCCGTCATCGGCATCAGGCCCACGACATAGGAGATGTTGTACAACGCCTGGACGACGATGCCCAGGGTCAGCGTTGCGGAGAGCATAGACAGGAACGGGTCTGCCTGCGCCAGGGCGGTGCGGATGCCGAACCAGCCGAGGACCGCGAAGAGCACGACCACGATGCTGGCCCCAACCCAGCCGAGCTCCTCCCCGATGATTGCGAAGATGAAGTCATTCTTCGCCTCCGGCAGGTAGTACCACTTCGCGCGAGATTGCCCCAGCCCCGTGCCGGTCAGGGAGCCGTCCGAGAGGCTCAGCAGCCCCTGATAGGACTGGTAGGACGGCCCGCTGGTGCTGCCCTCCCGGAAGTTCAGGAACAGGGTGTCCTTCCACGTCGTGATGCGGTCGCTTCGGTAGGCCTGGGCGATGGTCGCGCCAGTGGCCAGCAGCGCGATGACACCGCCGACGAGGGCAATGAGACGGGCCGAGACGCCGGAGAAGAAGAACAACGCCATCAACACGATGCCCACGGTGAGCATCATGCCGAGGTCCTTCTGCAGCAGAACCAGAAGCACCATGGCCGTGCCCACGGCCAGGAATCGGCCAAGGACGGGGCGGAACTCGTCGGACTGCCGCGTCTTGGAGCTGATCTCCGCCGCTCCCCACACAGCCAGCGCCACCTTGGACAGCTCGGAGGGCTGAATGCCGAAGGAACCGAACCGGATCCACGAGTGGGATCCGATCTCCGCGCCGACACCAACCCCCGGGATGAACAGGGCGACCTGCAGGAACAGCGCGAGGCCGAGCAGCCACGGGGAGATGGCCTTGATCGTGTCCGCACGCAGCCGCAGGGCAAGCCAGGCAACGGCGAGGCCAATGATGACATAGAGAGCCTGGTTGAGGAATACGGACCACACGGAGGTATCCGGGGTGCGTGCCGTCACCATCGAGGAGGACAACACCATCGTCAAACCAATGGCCGTGAGCATCAGGGTGACGCTCAGGATCACCTTGTAGTTCAGCTGCGGGGTGTCCAGCACCGCCTTGATCTTGGCCCACACACCCTTTGCGGTGGAGTTCTGCCCGCTACCGCTGGACTTCGGCTGTGTTTGATCCGGGCGACGGCGAGGGTACTCGGTGCGGGTGGGTTGGCGCCGGGCGCGATCGCGGTCTGAGCCGTGGTGTGAAGTCATAGTCATTAGCTCTCGCCCTCCCATTCGCTGGTGCCAGCCTCGGCACCCGTGCCCCTAGCGTAGGCGGCGAAAAGGTCGCCGCGCTGTGCCATGCCGGTGTACATGTCCAAGGACGCCGCCGCGGGTGCAAGGACAACGCTGTCCCCTGGTGCAGCAAGGGTGCGGGCGGCTGCCACAGCCTCGGCCATGGCTCCTTCCGGGTCGGTGTTCGAGACCTCCGTGACGGGCAGGTCTGGGAACTGTGCCGCCAGTTCACGAATGATCTCCGCCCGGTCACAGCCGAGCACGACCGCGCCCCGCAGCCCAGGGCCGACGGTGGCGATGAGGTCATGGACCTCCGCGCCCTTGAGCTGGCCGCCGGCCACCCACACGATGTTTTCTAGCCCGCCGAGCGCGGCAATGGCTGCGTGAGGGTTCGTGGCCTTGGAGTTATCAATCCAGATCACCCCTTCTGCCAAGTGCACGGCCTGGCCGCGGTGCGCCTGCACTTCGAAGCCGTGCAGCGCCTGCGAAATGGCTACTGGCGGCACGTCGAAGGCTCGCACGAGGGCGCAGGCCGCCACAGCATCGGCGATGCCCGCCGGCCCCGGTGGGGAAATCGCCTCCGCCGAGGCGATGGGGGTGACCTGCAGTTCACCGTTCTCGGCGGTGGCTACCTCGGTGATGACCGCCCCCGCCTCGGACTCCACCACCCCCACAACGAGCGGGAAATGTGCCTGGGCGAGCACCTCGGCAGGATCCTGCATGCTGCAGGCCACCACGTTGGGGACACCGTTGTCCGCAGCGAGCTCGCGGACGAGCTGTTCGTCCACTGCAACCACCGGGCGCGGTCCCCGAAGGGCGCGGAGCTTATCCCCGGCGTAGCCTGCCATGGAACCATGCCAATCCAGGTGATCTTCCGCGAGGTTGAGCACCACGCCGGTGTCCGGGGTGAAGCTGGGCGCCCAATGCAGCTGGAAGCTGGAGACTTCGGCGACGAGGTAGTCCGCCCGCTCGTCGGCCACCAACGCGGCCCCCGGCGGGGTGCCGATGTTGCCGACGGACACGGCGGCCAGGCCCCCTGCCTGCAGCATCGCCGTGGTCATCGCGGTGGCGGTTGTTTTACCGTTCGTGCCGGTGATCGCAATCCAGGTGCGCGGGGTCCCGAAGGCCCCGGCCTGGTCCGCGAGCCAGGCGGCCTCGATATCACCAATCACCGGCACACCCGCGGCCTGGGCTGCGAGCAGCAGCTCGGAGTCCGGGCGCCACCCCGGCGAGGTGATCAGCAGCGCGGGCGCGGTCTCAGCCGAAGACACCGCGGCAATAGCCTCGGCGGTGTTGAGATCCGCAACCTGGGCACGGTCATCGACGACCTTGAAGTTTCCACCGATGCCCTCGAGCATGGCGACGATGCCCTTGCCCGCCACGCCGGCGCCGGCGACGAAGACCGTCCGCGAGCGAATGATGTCGACAGCGGACTGGGGGTTGAGGATCGAATCGGTGGACATGGTGAGCCCTCTTTCGCGGGTTTAGAAACTCGTGGCGGTCAGCCACTCGCCATAGAACAGGCCGAAGCCGGTCATCGCGGCCAGGGCTGCGAGCAGCCAGAAGCGGACGACGACGGTGGTCTCGGCCCAACCGCCGTTCTCAAAGTGGTGGTGGATCGGCGCCATGCGGAACACGCGCTTACCGGTCGTCTTGAAGTAGGTCACCTGGATGACCACGGAGACGGTCTCCAGAACGAAGATCGCGCCCACGATGATCATCAGCAGCTCGGTGTGGGAGGTGATGGACAGGCCGGCGACAAGGCCGCCCAGGGCCAGCGAGCCGGTGTCCCCCATGAAGATCTTCGCCGGGGAGGCGTTCCACCACAGGAAGCCGAGGCAGGCGCCCAAGCCGGCGGAGGCCAGCATCGCCAAGTCCAGCGGATCGCGGACGAAGTAGCACCCGGCAGCCGCCCCATCGGCGCAAGAATTGCGGAACTGCCAGAAGGTGATGAGCACATACGCCCCCATCACGATGGCCGTCACGCCGGACGCCAGGCCGTCTAGGCCGTCCGTGAGGTTCACGGCATTCGACCAGGCGGAAATGACGATGTTGATGAAGATCAGGAACAGGATCATCCCGATGACGGCGCCGCCCACGGCGATGTTGAACGTCGGCATCTCCCGGACGAAGGAAAGGTACGTGGATCCCGGGGTGATGTCATTGGAGTCCGGGAACTGCAGAATCATCACGCCGAAGGCGATGGCGATCACCAGCTGGCAGATGAGCTTCGCCCGGGCGTTGAGCCCCAGGTTCCGCCCCTTGACCAGCTTGATGTAGTCATCGGCGAAGCCCACCCCGCCCAGGGCGAGGGTCAGGCCCAGCACCAGCCAGCCGGACACGCCGGGGCCGGAGCCGGTGAAGACCAGCCCGACCAGCACAGCGACAATATAGCCAAGGGTGATGCCCACGAGGATGGCGATGCCACCCATCGTGGGAGTGCCGCGCTTCTTCAGGTGGGACTTCGGCCCCTCCTCGCGGATCTCCTGGCCCAGGCCCTCGTCCGAGAACTTCCGGATGAGAACCGGGGTGAAAAGTACAGCCGCGAGGAACGCCACGGCGCCCGCGATGAAGATCTGCATCATGGGTTTTCCTTATGCTCCTTCGTCCGCCAAAAGCCCTTCGGCGACCGCCCAGAGACCATCAGAGTATGACGCCTTCACGAGCACAACATCCTTGGGTTTGACATGTTGATCCACAAAATTCACTGCCGCGTCGACATCCTCGACGCTGCGGGTATCCACACCGTGCTCCCGCGCCGCATCGGCGATGGCACGCTGGTTGACCCCGGTGCCAACGATCACGGCGTGATCGATGCCCCGGGTGCCGAGGAACTTGCCTAGCTCGGTGTGCTCCTCGGCGGATTCCTCACCCAGCTCGCCCATCTGCCCCAGCACAGCCCAGCTGCTGGCCTCCGGACGACCACCGGCCGTGTAGGCCAGGGCGTCGATGCCAGCGCGCATGGACTCCGGGTTGGCGTTGTAGGAATCGTTGATAATAGTCGCACCATCGCGCCGGGTTCGCACGTCCATGCGGTTGGCGCTGGCGGCGACGTGGTTGCCCAGCACTCGGGCCACCGACGCCGGCAGCATGCCGGATTCGACCGCGACCGCAGCGGCGGCGAGCGCGTTGGAGACTTGGTGGGCACCGAACACGCCCAGGCGGATGTCCACCGGCTCACCGTACGGGTGGTGTAGGCGGAAGGACGCCCGAGCGACCTCGTCCAGGCGGATATCGCTGGCCCAGTAGTCGGCCCGCTCCCCCGTCTTGGAACGCTCGTCAAGCGCGAAGGTTACGACCCGCGCGCGGGTGCGGTGCCGCATGGCGATCACCG
This window contains:
- a CDS encoding DivIVA domain-containing protein is translated as MALTPADVHNVAFSKPPIGKRGYNEDEVDQFLDLVEDTLAELQDENAELRSQVGDGGQLAGAAAGTKVDEEALRKQIRSEVEAEVREEAHREAQNSQSKGAEEVSGLQSKLKEAEQRAEAAERRAQEAEQKAKKAQQDAEAAKSQAGKAAPQASGVAGGAAANGAATEDTHMQAARVLSMAQEMADRLTNEAKSESGAMLDEARAEAKKTLDNADSTAKSQLADSQKRSEEQLSDAKTRSEKMLADAKQQSETQLSDAKQKSETLISDANAQAEATVRQAQEKANALQQDAERKHTEIMTTVKKQQTTLEARIEELRTYEREYRTRLKTFLESQLEDLNSRGTAAPKAVEGEGERN
- a CDS encoding YggT family protein — encoded protein: MVNLIGALILLVRLFTLLLIVRIIVEMVQSFSQNWRPQRWFIMIAEPIFAITDPPVKGLRKLIPPLNMGGVALDVSVLVLFFGLQILQTILHSLL
- a CDS encoding cell division protein SepF; this encodes MAEGFGDKFKEFFGLGGVESYEDPYYRDNFEERPERTERHEREDRAAGRYDSDHYGSYRSSERRSEVGASHGYGSDRDHAAAPARSRYGATEREAAPAQKNPMVIRLALNEYNQAREISEALKTGDVVVFNLGGMEKSAATRVLDFAAGLSLGLDAELKKLGGVRNFVLIPHGIELEQSQLDQLTEG
- a CDS encoding YggS family pyridoxal phosphate enzyme — its product is MTTPDGDKVRAQRAEQLAENLRAVRQRIAVAGGADLLPITKFHPVEDIELLRAGGIHAVGENREQEAKRKATELAGSVEIHMVGQIQTNKANSVARWAAAVHTADSERLITALERGAGLALERGDRAEKLPVLVQFSADGDPQRGGAPEDQIDQLADLVAGSEHLELRGLMTVPPLGSDPAEVFARGRTLLDGISDRVLGAPVYSAGMSHDLEIAIGEGSTLVRVGTDIMGSRPVR
- the pgeF gene encoding peptidoglycan editing factor PgeF; this encodes MVTARASERLVRMVFTTRDGGVSEAPYGSFNLGDHVGDDPAAVAANRGRLAEILGLDGERFMFMEQLHTPTVTEVTADMVGSGPVPATDALVTTLRDVPLVVLTADCVPLLLADQDARVIAAVHAGRIGARNGIVRRAVQRMVELGANPAAIHAVMGAAASGENYEVPADMAADVESRLPGAKTRTKQGTAGLDIRAGIARQLEGLGVGAVDIDPRCTIASENLFSYRREGTTGRQAGVIWMPS
- the ftsZ gene encoding cell division protein FtsZ; translated protein: MTTPGNHLAEIKVVGVGGGGVNAVNRMIDEKLQGVEFIAINTDAQALMLTDADVKLDIGREETRGLGAGANPDVGRKSAEDHKDQIEEILAGADMVFVTAGEGGGTGTGAAPVVANIAKKQNALTVGVVTRPFTFEGPRRTKQALAGIEELRDVCDTLIVIPNDSLLKLSDEQLSMMDAFRKADEVLLSGVEGITKLITTPGVINVDFADVRSVMTDAGSALMGIGTSRGEQRAVKATEAAINSPLLENTMQGAKGVLLSFAGGSDLGLMEVSEAASLVQTMADEDANIIFGTIIDDQLGDEVRVTVIATGFDDSPSASSSAQRGGAAHAAENRGASIFGDSEAPRVEAEPLQEAAPAQPATPASEPRQERQSSFAAREGRAAQSPARGGGLFTSDEPARPRHERTDGQDEGDDLDLPSFL
- a CDS encoding cell division protein FtsQ/DivIB, which encodes MAEDKTTRDRRRPRSAGAQARERRRRSKHARRRWAFVAVLAVVAAWAVLFFFPVLTVKNVDVQGAKNADVQQVSEASGVGQQSNMLRLDTEQVARNVAPTPWVKKVTVSRSWPSTVTIKITEHEAVGVLDEGGETSLIDRDGKVFLKGPAPEGAVPFTKVKDGDTRALAAGAAAVDALQPENRKQLVEVAAPNAEAVEMTFELPAPEGEQKPRKVVYFGAAEQLTEKAEAVRVVLQREQPTWNVSNPAMPTARD